A genomic stretch from Anaerococcus mediterraneensis includes:
- a CDS encoding 5-bromo-4-chloroindolyl phosphate hydrolysis family protein, with translation MNNDKNKFSLDFDFDDIDFASIGQAIKSSVNGAIRTFTNESKKKLPAIRNPEICEQKQVEKNKSILLKIGAVFVPMTLFAIAMDSLPIMGFANFVFTIASFAGTVAAPILMWKLANHYKRLSINYSRYKKELGNNTIISIRDLASAVSQTEEQTIKDLLYFMKQNYFKQARIVENDSIFILDIPTFKLYKDNLDRAPFYKKDEIEDNQEGQIGDINKIQTQDIIDESDLILSQMKDIESRIRSLSFRANLKILFANISDILNIIKKYPEKAVGLNKFNDYYMPTSLKLIKAFEDFEIMNTDDPRIKKSMDDIEESIKTIGEAFANIKVDLLADRTMDVKTDIDTIRLILNQEGLLEGDFKDHE, from the coding sequence ATGAATAATGATAAAAATAAATTTTCTTTAGACTTTGATTTTGATGATATAGACTTCGCATCCATTGGCCAAGCTATAAAAAGCTCAGTCAATGGAGCTATAAGGACATTTACAAATGAGAGCAAGAAAAAACTGCCCGCCATCCGCAACCCAGAAATCTGCGAGCAAAAGCAGGTGGAGAAAAATAAGTCCATCCTACTAAAAATAGGAGCTGTCTTCGTGCCCATGACCCTTTTCGCAATAGCCATGGATAGCTTGCCAATTATGGGTTTTGCCAACTTCGTTTTTACTATAGCATCCTTTGCCGGTACTGTGGCTGCTCCCATCCTCATGTGGAAGCTTGCAAATCATTACAAAAGGCTATCCATAAACTACTCAAGGTACAAAAAAGAACTGGGCAACAATACAATCATATCCATCAGAGACCTGGCAAGTGCTGTTAGTCAAACGGAAGAACAAACTATAAAAGACCTGCTTTACTTTATGAAGCAAAATTATTTCAAACAAGCAAGGATTGTAGAAAATGATTCGATTTTCATACTCGACATCCCAACCTTCAAGCTCTACAAGGACAATCTGGATAGGGCGCCTTTCTACAAAAAAGATGAGATTGAGGACAATCAAGAAGGACAAATCGGAGATATAAACAAAATACAGACCCAAGATATAATAGATGAGTCTGATCTTATCCTAAGTCAGATGAAAGATATAGAGTCAAGGATCAGATCCCTATCCTTTAGAGCAAACCTAAAAATCCTCTTTGCAAATATTTCTGATATCCTAAATATCATAAAAAAATATCCAGAAAAAGCTGTTGGACTCAATAAATTTAATGATTATTATATGCCAACTTCTCTCAAACTTATAAAAGCTTTCGAAGATTTTGAGATAATGAATACAGATGATCCAAGGATAAAAAAATCCATGGATGATATAGAAGAATCTATAAAAACCATAGGAGAAGCCTTTGCCAATATAAAAGTAGACCTCTTGGCAGATAGGACCATGGATGTCAAGACAGATATCGATACTATAAGATTGATTTTAAACCAGGAAGGACTCTTGGAAGGAGATTTTAAAGACCATGAGTGA
- a CDS encoding insulinase family protein yields the protein MTNTNYELIKKESFPPIGIEAFHYIHKKTRASIVFAKSDDPNKTFGIGFKTPPTNSKGMAHIMEHSVLNGSKKYPTKDPFMELDASSLQTFLNAMTYPDKTVFPVSSENDQDFSNLVDVYTDAVFAPLVLEKKEILDQEGWHFDLDENDKVVGVSGVVYNEMQGALSDPDTLIANDINSYLYKDSPYQYESGGNPEDIKDLTFDEFVDFYKNHYHPSNAYIYFYGDIKNIDDFLTKLDDQYLSKYDNKDLDLEIEVKKNTYEDIIESTYPASEENPNEDYLTYGLLTHSALDTKEVLTASILVNTLFNMDSSKIRQEIQEKLDPEYFYGRNAYGKRSALIIQAQKTDGAKISDFVEIIEKGLRDAAAGINKESLKSAFSLFDFGQRESLNSVSAGLNYYLAMNFDADPFEPFRLVSYLKDLKELIDTDYYENFIKKYFLDNPTKLVHISRPSVAYNKEKEKSLQTFIEKTNQEMTADKLEKIKADLEKLKAYQEKENTEEEKATIPKLNIEDVPVKTRPVPRLVEKDNFEYVYNDLSTAGLIYVDMYFSINHLDLEEIKYAQLLGELMGSVDTKNIKYTQIDDLIWQKLGSLNFSLMNFRKGTDEIDRTFRASFKTLPPYADDATEIMKDFIFNSIFEDKTRIINLLKIRKSIFESEMYSRGHMIAINRANAHIDKNAYIQENINGLAYYDFIKKSIDLGESDFNSLREKLEAVYKKIFSDDLSINITCEKEGYEKIKKSINMAFADLRERESDVEIDFTPKPIKEAIMTDANVNYVSKSASLRDFNLSYDGKYLLAGSIMSNPYLYKLIRAQGGAYGAGMFISRAMVLATYSYRDPNIEKTLKAYDQIGQIAKNIEMTDRDFENQKISSMGSILKPRSPKQMGDSDYSYFRVPKAKKEDDILKEIKEAKVSDIKAMADIFEKSMAIDNLVVFGNRDQINKVKDLFDKIIDLND from the coding sequence ATGACAAATACAAATTATGAACTTATAAAAAAAGAAAGCTTTCCTCCTATAGGTATAGAAGCTTTTCACTATATACACAAAAAAACAAGGGCAAGTATAGTTTTTGCCAAATCGGATGATCCTAACAAGACCTTTGGTATTGGCTTTAAAACTCCACCAACAAACTCCAAGGGCATGGCCCACATTATGGAGCACTCTGTCCTAAATGGATCAAAAAAATACCCAACCAAGGACCCTTTTATGGAGCTAGATGCATCAAGCCTACAGACATTTCTAAATGCCATGACCTATCCTGACAAGACAGTCTTTCCTGTCTCTAGTGAAAACGACCAAGACTTTTCAAACCTAGTTGATGTTTATACAGACGCTGTCTTTGCTCCCCTAGTTTTGGAGAAAAAAGAAATCCTAGACCAAGAGGGCTGGCACTTTGACCTTGATGAAAATGACAAAGTTGTGGGCGTCTCTGGGGTTGTCTACAACGAGATGCAGGGAGCTCTATCTGATCCTGATACCCTTATAGCTAATGATATAAATTCTTACCTCTATAAAGATAGTCCCTACCAGTATGAGTCTGGGGGCAATCCAGAAGACATCAAGGACTTAACTTTTGATGAATTTGTAGACTTTTATAAAAACCACTACCACCCATCAAATGCCTATATATATTTTTATGGAGATATAAAAAATATAGATGACTTTTTGACAAAATTAGATGACCAATACTTGTCCAAATACGACAACAAGGACCTAGATCTAGAAATAGAGGTCAAAAAAAACACCTACGAGGATATAATAGAGTCTACCTATCCAGCAAGTGAAGAAAATCCTAATGAAGATTATCTGACCTACGGACTTTTGACCCACTCTGCCCTAGATACAAAGGAAGTCCTAACCGCATCTATCCTTGTAAATACACTTTTTAATATGGATTCTTCAAAAATCAGGCAAGAAATCCAAGAAAAGCTTGACCCAGAATATTTCTACGGGAGAAATGCCTATGGCAAAAGGTCTGCCCTCATAATCCAGGCCCAAAAAACTGATGGGGCAAAAATTTCTGACTTTGTAGAGATAATAGAAAAAGGCCTAAGGGATGCGGCAGCTGGCATCAACAAGGAGTCCCTAAAGTCTGCCTTCTCCCTCTTTGATTTTGGCCAGAGGGAAAGTCTAAATTCTGTATCAGCCGGGCTTAATTATTACCTAGCTATGAATTTTGATGCGGATCCTTTCGAGCCTTTTAGGCTTGTTTCCTACCTAAAAGACCTAAAAGAATTGATTGATACAGATTATTATGAAAACTTTATAAAAAAATATTTCCTGGATAATCCTACAAAACTAGTCCACATTTCTAGGCCATCTGTCGCCTACAACAAGGAAAAAGAAAAAAGTCTACAGACTTTTATAGAAAAAACAAACCAGGAAATGACAGCTGACAAATTAGAAAAGATAAAAGCTGACCTAGAGAAACTAAAAGCCTACCAAGAAAAGGAAAATACCGAGGAAGAAAAGGCCACCATACCAAAGCTAAATATAGAAGATGTCCCAGTTAAAACCAGGCCAGTGCCAAGGCTTGTCGAAAAAGATAATTTTGAATATGTCTACAACGATCTGTCTACAGCAGGCCTTATCTATGTGGATATGTACTTTTCTATCAACCATTTGGACCTAGAGGAGATAAAATATGCTCAACTTTTAGGAGAGCTGATGGGATCTGTGGATACAAAAAATATAAAATACACGCAAATCGATGACCTGATCTGGCAAAAACTAGGATCACTAAATTTTTCTTTGATGAATTTTAGAAAAGGAACTGACGAAATAGATAGGACCTTTAGGGCAAGTTTTAAAACCCTGCCACCCTATGCAGACGATGCTACAGAGATCATGAAGGATTTTATTTTCAATTCGATTTTTGAAGATAAGACCAGGATCATCAACCTCCTGAAAATCCGCAAATCTATCTTTGAGTCTGAAATGTATAGCAGGGGCCACATGATAGCCATAAACAGGGCCAATGCCCATATAGACAAAAATGCCTATATTCAAGAAAATATCAATGGTCTCGCCTACTATGATTTTATAAAAAAATCTATAGATCTTGGAGAAAGTGATTTTAACTCTCTAAGAGAGAAGCTAGAGGCAGTCTACAAAAAAATATTTTCTGATGACCTTTCTATAAATATCACGTGCGAAAAGGAAGGCTATGAAAAAATCAAAAAATCTATAAATATGGCCTTTGCTGATCTTAGAGAGAGAGAAAGTGACGTAGAGATAGATTTTACTCCAAAACCAATAAAAGAAGCCATAATGACAGATGCAAATGTCAACTATGTTTCAAAATCAGCCAGCCTTAGAGACTTTAACTTATCCTATGATGGCAAATACCTCCTAGCAGGATCTATCATGTCAAACCCATATTTGTACAAACTTATCAGAGCCCAAGGCGGAGCCTACGGGGCAGGTATGTTTATCTCTAGGGCCATGGTTCTTGCGACCTATTCCTACAGGGACCCAAATATAGAAAAAACTCTAAAAGCCTATGACCAAATAGGACAGATCGCCAAAAATATTGAAATGACTGATAGAGATTTTGAAAACCAGAAAATCTCATCCATGGGTAGTATACTCAAACCTCGTTCGCCAAAGCAAATGGGCGATTCTGATTACTCATATTTTAGGGTGCCAAAGGCAAAAAAAGAAGATGACATCCTAAAAGAGATCAAAGAGGCAAAAGTCTCTGATATAAAGGCAATGGCCGATATTTTTGAAAAATCTATGGCTATAGACAACCTAGTCGTCTTTGGCAATAGAGACCAAATCAATAAAGTTAAAGATCTATTTGATAAGATTATAGATTTGAATGATTAA